One Pseudoliparis swirei isolate HS2019 ecotype Mariana Trench chromosome 4, NWPU_hadal_v1, whole genome shotgun sequence genomic window carries:
- the LOC130192458 gene encoding CD81 protein-like translates to MGVEGCTKCIKYMLFLFNFIFWLAGGVILGVALWLRHDPKTSNLLELELDGAHAPSTFYISVHILIAVGAVMMVVGFLGCYGAIQESQCLLGTFFACLVLLFACEVAAGIWGFMHKDTVSKEMINYYDTVYDKAAKESLIVETEQPAAAVLKVFHETLSCCGKGKGTAILTKLTDALGLTDLCPRSGVSVDCHSRIDALFTDKIYLIGIAALVVAVIMIFEMIFSMVLCCGIRNSPVY, encoded by the exons CTCGCGGGAGGTGTCATCCTGGGCGTGGCCCTATGGTTGAGACATGACCCCAAGACCAGCAACCTGCTGGAGCTGGAGTTGGACGGAGCCCACGCCCCCAGCACCTTCTACATCA GTGTCCACATCCTCATCGCCGTCGGCGCAGTGATGATGGTGGTCGGTTTCCTGGGATGCTACGGAGCCATCCAGGAGTCCCAGTGTCTTTTGGGAACT TTCTTCGCCtgcctggtcctcctgttcgcCTGCGAGGTCGCTGCCGGAATCTGGGGCTTCATGCACAAAGACACC GTGTCGAAGGAGATGATCAACTACTATGACACCGTGTACGACAAGGCCGCCAAAGAATCCCTCATCGTTGAGACCGAGcagcccgccgccgccgtgctCAAGGTCTTCCATGAGACG cTGAGCTGCTGCGGTAAAGGCAAGGGAACCGCCATCCTGACCAAGCTGACCGACGCGCTCGGCCTGACCGATCTCTGCCCCCGCTCCGGGGTGTCAGTC GATTGCCACAGTCGGATCGACGCGCTCTTCACAGACAAGATCTACCTGATCGGTATCGCCGCCCTGGTGGTCGCAGTTATTATG ATCTTCGAGATGATCTTCAGCATGGTGTTGTGCTGCGGGATCCGCAACAGCCCGGTGTACTAA